The Agromyces atrinae genome window below encodes:
- a CDS encoding SipW-dependent-type signal peptide-containing protein: MTSHRSTGPRRDSTTRRRVFAIAAGGAVLGLGVTATLAAWTDTEWVFGGDGTGGPGIGTSTFEILQNTVAPFDDPADWVNEDANPGGEITFGVDALALSPGVSVYAAVALQTSDSSLAGDVLLQSAVPAAGIAQDDPGDLLYDALEVRVATDDALFDCDLTAFSGAPGAPGVIADGPLATTGGAAEQSLLALAGSTQYYCFEVTLPAGFTPAPGSTLDDYMGRTFAPAWVFDGETA; the protein is encoded by the coding sequence ATGACATCACATCGTTCGACGGGGCCGCGTCGAGACTCCACGACCCGACGACGGGTCTTCGCCATCGCCGCCGGAGGAGCGGTTCTCGGCCTCGGCGTGACGGCGACGCTCGCCGCCTGGACCGACACCGAGTGGGTGTTCGGCGGCGACGGTACCGGCGGTCCCGGCATCGGAACGTCGACGTTCGAGATCCTGCAGAACACGGTCGCGCCCTTCGACGACCCGGCCGACTGGGTCAACGAGGACGCGAACCCCGGTGGCGAGATCACCTTCGGCGTCGACGCGCTCGCGCTGTCGCCGGGCGTCTCGGTCTACGCCGCCGTCGCCCTGCAGACCTCCGACTCGTCGCTCGCCGGCGACGTGCTCCTGCAGTCCGCCGTTCCGGCCGCCGGTATCGCGCAGGACGACCCGGGCGACCTGCTCTACGACGCACTCGAGGTGCGGGTCGCGACCGACGACGCGCTCTTCGATTGCGACCTCACCGCGTTCTCCGGTGCTCCGGGAGCCCCGGGCGTCATCGCCGACGGACCGCTCGCGACGACGGGCGGCGCGGCCGAGCAGAGCCTCCTCGCCCTCGCGGGGAGCACCCAGTACTACTGCTTCGAGGTGACGCTGCCCGCCGGCTTCACACCGGCACCGGGCTCGACGCTCGACGACTACATGGGCCGCACCTTCGCGCCCGCGTGGGTCTTCGACGGCGAGACCGCGTAA
- a CDS encoding choice-of-anchor G family protein yields MSRTRSLTGILSAAVAALVLVPGTVATTTASWPDEEWAHGAVETSSFRCGVDEGYASSSTGRFLSGELLGQDLDSLLALRGVDLAVSPAGAVAVDPPTSINQGSAPPAATFTNPLTVSALSGIVGLDLTGLTVGLPLGSAGAVNQYTQVATTGTAAAASGLVSNSGGIGVTPTTPQTQLPQPATVALSTFLPSAAGITDARLRVGAVASSATLDGCAALRSALWGDGSVSGVVRSYGIAGLGLEIDSPLLGGLVTSVNSGLPTIQTAVNSLLGTNGLISSTIRSSVLASLVSGLGVGSMTGTVSLSGLDLAGSVSTLLATPLTDGVVSIDLSGGRIAVDLDALLGYTSTSLNTLPPNTELVLNDAVVNALVARIGALLDTWTTNIISALTEEIRTAVVTVDLRTTVSLLTGAVQLVRLDIDLVAPLSGLLDQTATFTIGTEVLGLVSVLNGLLAPLGINVNTLLSTLGGLATGLVVPVANIVTTTAIAAVTSLGSTLAAATAPIVSALSLVVGALPEVLSLLANVQSSTPAVGDATPGFTVSALRIGLAPVIPGDVASLTFATSTVGPISPP; encoded by the coding sequence ATGTCGCGAACCCGCTCGCTCACCGGCATCCTCTCGGCGGCCGTCGCCGCCCTCGTGCTCGTACCGGGCACGGTCGCGACGACGACGGCCTCGTGGCCCGACGAGGAATGGGCTCACGGCGCGGTCGAGACGTCGTCGTTCCGCTGCGGTGTCGACGAGGGGTACGCATCGAGTTCGACGGGGCGATTCCTCTCGGGAGAGCTCCTCGGGCAAGACCTCGACTCGCTCCTAGCGCTCCGCGGGGTCGACCTCGCGGTCTCGCCCGCGGGAGCCGTGGCCGTCGATCCGCCGACGTCGATCAACCAGGGTTCGGCGCCTCCCGCGGCGACTTTCACGAACCCGCTCACGGTGTCGGCGCTCAGTGGCATCGTCGGTCTCGACCTCACGGGGCTCACCGTCGGCCTGCCGCTCGGATCGGCCGGTGCCGTCAACCAGTACACGCAGGTCGCGACGACCGGCACCGCAGCGGCCGCATCGGGACTCGTCTCGAACTCGGGCGGAATCGGTGTGACGCCGACGACACCGCAGACGCAGCTGCCGCAGCCGGCGACGGTCGCACTCAGCACCTTCCTGCCGAGCGCAGCGGGAATCACCGACGCGCGCCTCCGCGTGGGCGCGGTGGCCTCGAGCGCGACGCTCGACGGCTGCGCGGCGCTCCGCTCGGCCCTGTGGGGCGACGGGTCGGTGTCGGGGGTCGTGCGCAGCTACGGCATCGCCGGGCTCGGGCTCGAGATCGACAGCCCCCTGCTCGGTGGACTCGTGACGAGCGTGAACTCGGGCTTGCCGACGATTCAGACCGCGGTCAATTCGCTGCTCGGCACGAACGGTCTCATCTCGAGCACCATCCGCTCGTCGGTGCTCGCGAGCCTCGTCTCCGGTCTCGGTGTGGGGTCGATGACGGGAACCGTCAGTCTCTCGGGGCTCGACCTCGCCGGTTCGGTGTCGACCCTCCTCGCGACGCCGCTCACTGACGGCGTCGTGAGCATCGACCTCTCCGGGGGGCGCATCGCCGTCGACCTCGACGCGCTGCTCGGTTACACGTCGACATCGCTCAATACGCTGCCTCCCAACACCGAGCTCGTGCTCAACGACGCCGTCGTCAATGCGCTCGTGGCTCGCATCGGTGCGCTCCTCGACACGTGGACGACGAACATCATCTCGGCACTGACCGAGGAGATACGCACCGCCGTCGTCACCGTCGACCTGCGCACGACCGTGAGCCTCCTCACGGGGGCGGTGCAGCTCGTTCGTCTCGACATCGATCTCGTGGCGCCGCTCTCGGGCCTCCTCGATCAGACGGCGACGTTCACGATCGGCACGGAGGTGCTCGGCCTCGTGAGTGTGCTGAACGGATTGCTCGCGCCGCTCGGTATCAACGTCAACACACTCCTGTCGACGCTCGGCGGTCTCGCCACGGGTCTCGTCGTTCCCGTCGCGAACATAGTGACGACGACGGCGATAGCAGCGGTCACGTCGCTCGGCTCGACGCTCGCGGCGGCGACGGCACCGATCGTGTCGGCGCTCTCGCTCGTGGTCGGGGCGTTGCCCGAGGTTCTCAGCCTGCTCGCCAATGTGCAGAGCAGTACCCCGGCCGTGGGCGATGCGACGCCCGGCTTCACCGTATCGGCCCTCCGGATCGGGCTCGCGCCCGTCATCCCGGGCGATGTCGCGAGCCTGACCTTCGCGACGTCGACGGTCGGCCCGATCTCACCACCGTGA
- a CDS encoding RICIN domain-containing protein — MRSTPRRTLRTLTALTGAVVLALSLSPATTPATAVTESTVVGSPEQFLIENVHAARKVLEIGNENAQKTGPGGAWTAAAAIFTRAAQPADIRAQAVTAYPVLGRDRTFVFTNDEGEVLARNANDSEHYRYLTLADVSIDDAAVDPYAQWTVVDAGGGAVYLQNVQRDRNGRTAALDMYNWATADGAEIQTYDAGTAAVQKWYLRSLTPEVAAFSGRTDRGVAPELPASRTARYSWGPSVELKPLTWDAPDASVWDVDGTVTITGTGTGFFGEDVTVTAEYLVGSVGDAVDAAMTTNVGTTVKQLRMHAPTRVERTVSGSETTVTAPVSWDWSGITDESLQQEGTLTIDAAAGTGFAARLVVTVVATETTNIVRGAGVHFGKKFGEGSGLSDGNRDAVGFSDWRSGGATNRVNPNTVMFYFDEPRQVTGASLFDRGGDSKRNIGQVTIQYRDLRGGWVDLPVADLTWPYTNPTAELALEVQSSPVLATGMRAVVSNKSNDTWMSLSEFEVYGPASANAR; from the coding sequence ATGAGATCGACCCCACGCAGAACCCTGCGCACCCTGACCGCCCTGACCGGAGCCGTCGTGCTCGCCCTCTCGCTCTCGCCCGCGACGACCCCCGCGACGGCGGTGACGGAGTCGACCGTCGTCGGATCTCCCGAGCAGTTCCTCATCGAGAACGTGCACGCCGCCCGCAAGGTGCTCGAGATCGGCAACGAGAACGCGCAGAAGACGGGCCCGGGCGGCGCATGGACCGCTGCCGCCGCCATCTTCACGCGCGCGGCCCAGCCCGCCGACATCCGTGCGCAGGCCGTCACCGCCTACCCCGTGCTCGGCCGCGACCGCACGTTCGTCTTCACGAACGATGAGGGCGAGGTGCTCGCGCGCAACGCCAACGACAGCGAGCACTACCGCTACCTGACGCTCGCCGACGTGTCGATCGACGACGCGGCGGTCGACCCCTACGCGCAATGGACCGTCGTGGATGCCGGCGGCGGGGCGGTCTACCTGCAGAACGTGCAGCGCGACCGCAACGGCCGCACGGCGGCCCTCGACATGTACAACTGGGCCACCGCCGACGGCGCCGAGATCCAGACGTACGACGCGGGCACCGCCGCCGTGCAGAAGTGGTACCTGCGCTCGCTCACCCCCGAGGTCGCCGCCTTCTCCGGTCGCACCGACCGCGGTGTCGCGCCCGAGCTGCCCGCCTCGCGCACGGCTCGGTACAGCTGGGGCCCGAGCGTCGAGCTGAAGCCCCTCACGTGGGACGCCCCCGACGCCTCGGTGTGGGACGTCGACGGCACGGTCACGATCACCGGAACCGGCACGGGCTTCTTCGGCGAAGACGTCACGGTCACGGCGGAGTACCTCGTCGGGTCGGTCGGCGATGCCGTCGACGCGGCCATGACCACGAACGTCGGCACGACGGTCAAGCAGCTCCGCATGCACGCGCCGACACGCGTCGAGCGCACCGTCTCGGGCTCCGAGACGACCGTCACCGCGCCCGTCTCGTGGGACTGGTCGGGCATCACCGACGAATCCCTGCAGCAGGAGGGAACCCTCACGATCGACGCGGCGGCCGGCACCGGCTTCGCCGCACGCCTCGTCGTCACGGTCGTCGCGACCGAGACGACGAACATCGTGCGCGGCGCGGGTGTGCACTTCGGTAAGAAGTTCGGCGAGGGCTCGGGGCTCAGCGACGGCAACCGCGACGCCGTCGGGTTCTCCGACTGGAGGAGCGGCGGCGCGACCAACCGGGTGAACCCGAACACCGTCATGTTCTACTTCGACGAGCCGCGCCAGGTGACGGGAGCCTCGCTCTTCGACCGCGGCGGCGACTCGAAGCGGAACATCGGCCAGGTGACGATCCAGTACCGGGACCTCCGCGGCGGATGGGTCGACCTGCCGGTCGCCGACCTGACATGGCCGTACACGAACCCCACGGCAGAACTCGCCCTCGAGGTGCAGAGCTCCCCCGTGCTCGCGACGGGCATGCGCGCCGTCGTCTCGAACAAGTCGAACGACACGTGGATGTCGCTCTCCGAGTTCGAGGTCTACGGACCCGCCTCCGCGAACGCCCGCTGA
- a CDS encoding helix-turn-helix domain-containing protein, with protein MPDVRPWFTTDDEAALASVTATLGESVDLVSRTSLVARAAGSPRLLERLSAEAASNIRAHRDPLDALHGGAAGSTVQEAARELVEDYSDDERRALALLGRLDGAAHATALRALDARTVDELIRRAAVHDGVPPSRVLHANRLLSIEAENTDGTEHVDSALDDLIRRELSAFGDRSNPAILRTLATEWYADRPTGPTADEVDDRTRSRALALAAARANAVGDADLALAFVRSDPSHSSCLDLAVEESRAHARAGRFDEAHAVVEARDPREGTTRSRLRLVQWWGALVVWHPQRHPLDALERWIARVGSGQATLRAELDAHRADAACLDLDWAGATRAAHRTFDEPEASPASRIRASLSAAAAAAAEGRSSEADRLLSYAEQATRDPVSGRPLSVSMELSIIGHRAFIGHLAGRPPSSRLEQRLQVAVRRTAERDEPNVRALAGIVCGIVLGIARGDDAVSERELSAAIDRVSRIELAVMRPLVSSLRAGALSRLGSPHAARAVLDESHIEPLGKHRLYRFARHVADYDVAVAQNDVVSAGSSLSAAAREHEDRNRPRDGGGTARARALDRWAGRVAADAAGRHATSSPFPKDDVADLTDREREIAVLVGRRLSNKEIAARLYISVRTVESHVYTARGKLGAESRRELGSIVGL; from the coding sequence ATGCCTGACGTACGACCATGGTTCACGACCGACGACGAAGCCGCGCTGGCTTCGGTCACGGCGACGCTCGGCGAGTCCGTCGATCTCGTCAGCCGAACGTCGCTCGTCGCCCGAGCAGCGGGATCGCCGCGACTCCTCGAGCGACTGAGCGCGGAGGCTGCGTCGAACATCCGCGCGCACCGCGACCCGCTGGACGCGCTGCACGGCGGCGCCGCGGGCTCGACCGTCCAGGAGGCGGCACGGGAACTCGTCGAGGACTACTCCGACGACGAACGGCGCGCACTCGCGCTGCTCGGCCGACTCGACGGAGCTGCGCATGCGACGGCACTGCGGGCGCTCGACGCACGCACGGTCGACGAGCTCATCCGTCGTGCCGCCGTACACGACGGCGTGCCGCCGTCACGGGTCCTCCACGCGAACCGGCTGCTGTCGATCGAGGCGGAGAACACGGATGGCACGGAGCACGTCGACTCGGCGCTCGACGACCTCATCCGCCGCGAACTCTCCGCCTTCGGCGATCGCTCGAACCCCGCGATCCTCCGTACTCTCGCGACGGAGTGGTACGCGGATCGGCCGACCGGGCCCACCGCCGACGAGGTCGACGACCGCACGCGCAGCCGAGCGCTCGCCCTCGCCGCGGCCCGGGCGAACGCCGTCGGTGACGCCGACCTCGCTCTCGCGTTCGTGCGGAGCGACCCGTCTCACTCCTCGTGCCTCGACCTCGCCGTCGAGGAGTCGCGCGCACACGCCCGGGCCGGTCGGTTCGACGAGGCCCACGCCGTCGTCGAGGCACGCGACCCCCGCGAGGGCACGACCCGGTCGCGCCTGCGCCTCGTGCAGTGGTGGGGTGCGCTCGTCGTCTGGCACCCTCAGCGTCATCCGCTCGACGCCCTCGAACGCTGGATCGCCCGGGTCGGCAGCGGCCAGGCCACCCTGCGCGCCGAACTCGATGCGCACCGCGCCGATGCCGCGTGTCTCGACCTCGACTGGGCGGGCGCGACCCGCGCGGCCCATCGCACGTTCGACGAGCCGGAAGCGTCGCCTGCTTCGCGAATCCGTGCGAGTCTCTCCGCCGCAGCCGCGGCCGCGGCCGAGGGCCGTTCGTCGGAAGCCGACCGGCTCCTCAGCTACGCCGAACAGGCGACGCGCGATCCCGTCAGCGGCCGGCCGCTGTCGGTCTCGATGGAGCTCAGCATCATCGGGCACCGAGCGTTCATCGGTCATCTCGCCGGTCGGCCGCCGTCGTCGCGTCTCGAACAGCGACTGCAGGTCGCGGTGCGACGTACCGCCGAACGCGACGAACCGAACGTGCGTGCCCTCGCCGGCATCGTCTGCGGGATCGTGCTCGGCATCGCACGCGGCGATGACGCCGTGAGCGAGCGCGAGCTCTCGGCGGCGATCGACCGGGTGTCGCGCATCGAACTGGCCGTCATGCGACCTCTCGTCTCGAGTCTGCGTGCGGGTGCGCTCTCGCGCCTCGGCTCGCCGCACGCCGCACGCGCCGTGCTCGACGAGTCGCACATCGAACCGCTCGGGAAGCACCGGCTGTACCGCTTCGCGCGACACGTCGCCGATTACGACGTCGCCGTCGCCCAGAACGACGTCGTGTCCGCGGGGTCGAGCCTCTCGGCCGCGGCGCGCGAGCACGAGGATCGCAACCGACCGCGCGACGGTGGAGGCACGGCCCGCGCGCGGGCGCTGGATCGCTGGGCGGGGCGCGTGGCGGCCGACGCCGCGGGGCGGCACGCGACCTCGTCGCCCTTTCCGAAGGATGACGTCGCCGACCTCACCGATCGCGAGCGCGAGATCGCTGTGCTCGTCGGCCGTCGTCTCAGCAACAAGGAGATCGCGGCGCGCCTGTACATCTCGGTGCGCACGGTCGAGTCGCACGTCTACACGGCCCGCGGCAAGCTCGGTGCGGAGTCCCGCCGCGAGCTCGGCTCGATCGTCGGCCTCTGA
- a CDS encoding signal peptidase I, translating to MSAPTIEHEVVPVTESPRRGRVDVRDVIVTIVGSLGIIAVVWFAVSAALSLSIVVFVTGSMAPTMPTGTAAIVQTVAASELAVGDVVTVTRPDTGTQVTHRIVAIDPAASSDERALTLRGDDNVNPDRDRYVVSETGRVVATLPGAGAIALALRSPLAMTAITLGAALVVAWGLWPRRESRRRH from the coding sequence GTGAGCGCGCCGACGATCGAGCACGAGGTCGTGCCCGTGACCGAATCGCCCCGACGCGGACGCGTCGACGTGCGCGATGTGATCGTCACGATCGTCGGCTCTCTCGGCATCATCGCAGTGGTGTGGTTCGCGGTCTCGGCCGCGTTGTCGCTGTCGATCGTCGTGTTCGTCACGGGGTCGATGGCGCCGACGATGCCGACCGGCACCGCGGCGATCGTGCAGACCGTCGCGGCGAGCGAGCTCGCCGTGGGCGACGTCGTGACCGTCACCCGACCCGACACCGGAACGCAGGTCACGCACCGGATCGTCGCCATTGACCCGGCGGCGTCGAGCGACGAACGCGCACTCACGCTGCGCGGTGACGACAACGTCAATCCTGATCGCGACCGCTACGTCGTCTCCGAGACGGGCCGCGTCGTCGCGACCCTGCCCGGCGCCGGGGCGATCGCTCTCGCGCTCCGCAGCCCGCTCGCCATGACCGCGATCACCCTCGGTGCCGCTCTCGTCGTCGCGTGGGGTCTCTGGCCCCGCCGCGAGTCGCGCCGGCGCCACTGA
- a CDS encoding LamG-like jellyroll fold domain-containing protein → MPHTTSRRLTRAIAASISVAVALGLAVTGTAAASAEPADAPSDESRSSFILPVLPDTQFYSRYSASQFYPKYGTNPYEVQTKWIVDNKDELKVPFVVHVGDVVDQQWVISEWDAAEKAMKNLTDGGVTYSIVPGNHDVANQGARSFADNAGNYRSRFGAAALTKQAESTGGTLLGTFQDGLSSAYLFEAEGHEWMSLALAWNASDDTFAWAQGILDAHPDTPVVLSSHAIINIAEDQASPAPWWWGDLLWDQLIRGNDQIILTLNGHFHGATQQTRLNDFGNPVHQILTDYQMAADGGNGIMTLFEFDLTDQKIDVETVSPWVGVKAEDARSSSDAPYYTGANQSFSIAFDFAGRFGWDLDPSNGSNGDLSERAKEIVSEGWDGGAGGGELVAAGASNDYVQVDGTIAHWRFGSVEPGVVDENTVIPDIAGESPMYRNAIENTDSPEELEDVTVTRENAAGYSADQASICFTDVSRLPDGPDRLSYITTEYGAPATFADLNSTDGYTIETFLQLDENWTESANRWGAALTRGGSRAWTGINDSSDAGAGVAWLGISNLREYQYSAADSDTANSYTLWSGEIMQGAWHHVAIVNDPRADTAIMYVDGVPVLRNASGVGGMMAADFMPWIIGTSTWDTEAEHGWHGCVGETRVVDHALSTDQFLYNRVDIDAQGPNFGLSTDLTVVHALDAEVSSFAGTGYPGAAVRIEHDGEVRGSAEVAADGSWTIETAEPFAGSGSYAVSFVQSIGERDGRAFAASVVIGESSEWAPHPDDLTPELENVIEVTPNPFTAGDSITISLPAGRDGETTYAFAFSTPLALGTATVSAENTATFSTPKDMALGEHRVALYTADGTVIGWDAVTVEQAPTEPGQPGEPGQPGQPGEPGQPGQPGQPGEPGTGEPGTDGPTAGSPGGLALTGISIVGALLLAAGALVAGFFFVRTRRAR, encoded by the coding sequence ATGCCCCACACCACCTCCCGGCGACTGACGCGCGCGATCGCCGCGTCGATCAGCGTCGCCGTCGCCCTCGGGCTCGCCGTCACCGGCACCGCCGCGGCGAGCGCCGAGCCCGCCGATGCGCCGAGCGACGAGTCGCGCTCGAGCTTCATCCTGCCCGTCCTGCCGGACACGCAGTTCTACTCGCGCTACAGCGCCTCGCAGTTCTACCCGAAGTACGGCACGAACCCCTACGAAGTGCAGACGAAGTGGATCGTCGACAACAAGGACGAGCTCAAGGTTCCGTTCGTCGTGCACGTCGGCGACGTCGTCGACCAGCAGTGGGTCATCAGCGAGTGGGACGCCGCCGAGAAGGCGATGAAGAACCTCACCGACGGCGGGGTGACCTACTCGATCGTTCCCGGCAACCACGACGTCGCGAACCAGGGCGCTCGCTCGTTCGCCGACAACGCGGGCAACTACCGCTCGCGCTTCGGCGCCGCGGCCCTCACGAAGCAGGCCGAGTCGACGGGCGGCACGCTGCTCGGCACCTTCCAGGACGGACTCTCGTCGGCCTACCTGTTCGAGGCCGAGGGCCACGAGTGGATGTCGCTCGCCCTCGCCTGGAACGCATCGGACGACACGTTCGCGTGGGCGCAGGGCATCCTCGACGCCCACCCGGACACCCCCGTCGTGCTCTCGTCGCACGCCATCATCAACATCGCGGAGGACCAGGCGTCGCCGGCTCCGTGGTGGTGGGGCGACCTCCTGTGGGACCAGCTCATCCGCGGCAACGACCAGATCATCCTGACGCTCAACGGTCACTTCCACGGCGCGACGCAGCAGACGCGCCTGAACGACTTCGGCAACCCGGTGCACCAGATCCTCACCGACTACCAGATGGCCGCGGACGGCGGCAACGGCATCATGACGCTCTTCGAGTTCGACCTGACCGATCAGAAGATCGACGTCGAGACGGTCTCGCCGTGGGTCGGAGTCAAGGCCGAGGACGCACGCTCGTCGTCGGACGCGCCGTACTACACGGGAGCGAACCAATCGTTCTCGATCGCCTTCGACTTCGCGGGACGCTTCGGCTGGGACCTCGACCCGTCGAACGGCTCCAACGGCGACCTCTCCGAGCGCGCCAAGGAGATCGTCTCCGAGGGCTGGGACGGCGGTGCGGGCGGCGGAGAACTCGTCGCGGCCGGCGCATCGAACGACTACGTGCAGGTCGACGGCACGATCGCGCACTGGCGCTTCGGCTCGGTCGAGCCCGGCGTCGTCGATGAGAACACCGTCATCCCCGACATCGCCGGCGAGAGCCCGATGTACCGCAACGCGATCGAGAACACCGACTCCCCCGAAGAGCTCGAGGACGTCACGGTGACGCGCGAGAACGCCGCGGGCTACTCGGCCGACCAGGCATCCATCTGCTTCACCGACGTGTCGCGACTGCCCGACGGCCCCGACCGCCTCTCGTACATCACGACGGAGTACGGCGCCCCGGCGACGTTCGCCGACCTCAACTCGACCGACGGCTACACGATCGAGACCTTCCTCCAGCTCGACGAGAACTGGACCGAGAGCGCCAACCGCTGGGGTGCGGCCCTCACGCGCGGCGGCTCGCGCGCGTGGACCGGCATCAACGACAGCTCGGATGCCGGTGCGGGCGTCGCCTGGCTCGGAATCTCGAACCTGCGCGAGTACCAGTACTCGGCGGCCGACTCCGACACGGCGAACTCGTACACGCTGTGGTCGGGCGAGATCATGCAGGGTGCATGGCACCACGTCGCGATCGTCAACGACCCGCGTGCGGACACGGCGATCATGTACGTCGACGGCGTGCCCGTGCTGCGGAACGCCTCGGGCGTCGGCGGCATGATGGCGGCCGACTTCATGCCGTGGATCATCGGAACGTCGACGTGGGACACCGAGGCCGAGCACGGCTGGCACGGCTGCGTCGGCGAGACGCGCGTCGTCGACCACGCCCTGTCGACGGACCAGTTCCTCTACAACCGCGTCGACATCGATGCGCAGGGACCGAACTTCGGCCTCTCGACCGATCTCACGGTCGTGCACGCCCTCGACGCCGAGGTCTCGTCCTTCGCGGGCACCGGCTACCCGGGCGCCGCGGTGCGCATCGAGCACGACGGCGAGGTGCGCGGTTCTGCCGAGGTCGCCGCCGACGGTTCGTGGACGATCGAGACGGCCGAGCCCTTCGCGGGTTCGGGTTCGTACGCGGTGTCGTTCGTGCAGTCGATCGGTGAGCGCGATGGACGCGCGTTCGCCGCGAGCGTCGTCATCGGCGAGTCGTCGGAGTGGGCACCCCACCCCGACGACCTCACTCCGGAACTCGAGAACGTGATCGAGGTGACGCCGAACCCCTTCACGGCGGGCGACTCGATCACGATCTCGCTGCCGGCGGGGCGTGACGGCGAGACGACGTACGCCTTCGCCTTCTCGACACCTCTCGCACTCGGTACCGCGACGGTCTCGGCGGAGAACACCGCGACCTTCTCGACGCCGAAGGACATGGCTCTCGGTGAGCACCGCGTGGCGCTCTACACGGCCGACGGCACGGTGATCGGTTGGGACGCCGTCACCGTCGAGCAGGCACCGACGGAGCCCGGGCAGCCCGGTGAGCCGGGTCAGCCCGGTCAACCTGGGGAGCCGGGCCAGCCGGGCCAGCCGGGCCAGCCCGGTGAACCCGGCACGGGCGAGCCGGGAACCGACGGCCCCACGGCCGGCAGCCCGGGCGGACTCGCCCTCACGGGTATCTCCATCGTCGGCGCGCTCCTGCTCGCCGCAGGCGCACTCGTCGCCGGGTTCTTCTTCGTGAGGACCCGACGCGCGCGCTGA